The genomic interval ACTATTTAAATAAAGGAAACGAAGTAATCGCAGTTGATAATTTGATAACCGGCAAAGAAGAAAATATAAAACACAATTTCAAAAATAAAAAATTTCAGTTTCTAAAATGCGATATCTGCGATATGCCGAAGATAAATAAAGATATAGGACTTATACTCCACTTTGCCTCACCAGCAAGTCCATTTGACTATCTAAAATATCCAATAGAAACAATGAAAACGGCATCTGTTGGAACTATAAATATGCTTGAACTTGCTTTAAAGAAAAATGCCAAATTCTTCCTTGCCTCAACAAGTGAAGTCTATGGTGACCCATTAATCCATCCCCAGGTTGAAGAATACTGGGGAAATGTGAATCCCGTTGGAATAAGGTCTGTTTATGATGAAGGAAAGAGATTTGCTGAAGCGATAACTGTTGCCTATCATAGAAAGTTGAAATTAAAAATAAACATTGTGCGAATATTTAACACCTATGGAGAAAGAATGAGGCCTGGAGATGGCAGGGTGATTCCCACCTTTATTGAACAGGCTTTAAAGAACGAACCAATGACCATATTCGGAGATGGCAAACAGACGAGAAGTTTCTGCTACATAAGCGACCTCGTTAATGGAATTGTTAAACTTGCTGAGAGTGATTATCCAATGCCAGTCAATTTAGGTAATCCTAAGGAATTTACAATTTTGGAACTTGCTCAAAAAATAAAGAAATTGTGTAATAGTAAAAGTGAATTCATTTATAAACCACTACCAGAAGATGACCCTCATAGAAGAAATCCTGATATCACCAAAGCGAAAAAACTTCTAAATTGGAAACCAGTTGTGGAGCTTGATGAAGGGCTTAGAAGAGTAATAGAGTGGTTCAAAGAAAAGATATAAATTCTCACTTATAATGACAATATTGACAGGAATATTTTTTAGAATATAATGTATTTATATATGAGACCCTTAACTGGGTAAAAGATAAATTAAAAAAGGGGGTAAAATGAAAAAATTATGGTTAATATTAATCGTCATTGGTCTGATTGTTTATTGTGCAAAAAAAGAAGAACCATTAAAGGGTGAGAAGGGTGGGACACTCGTCATCGGGACAACAGACATCCCTTCTGTTATTTCACCTCTACAACCCTCTGTTTTAGGTTCAAACGACATTCTTGAACTATTATTTATGAGACTCCACAGAATTGACCCGCATACTGGAAAGATGAAACCGGAATTGGCATCCTCATGGGAATTTTCAGAGGATTTGACCTCTATTACTTATTATCTTAGAAAGGATATAAAATGGTGGGATGGAGAACCGGTGACTGCTGAAGATGTCCTTTACACCTATGAAAAGATGCAGGATCCAAAAACAAATTATCCCTTCATTGCCTCTCTAAAATATATCAAAAAAGCAGAACTGGTAGATAAGTATACTATAAAATTCACATTCACCCAGGTCTATGCAAATCTCCTTACTGATTCAGATATAATGCCTGTACCCAAACATATTTATGAAAAATTCGGTGCAGAATTTGGTAAAACAAAGATCGTGGGCAACGGACCTTATAAAGTAAAAGAATGGATCCCCAATGCAGGTTTAACACTCACCGCCAACGAAAATTACTATCGTGGCAGACCACCTCTTGATGAAATTGTAATTAAATTTTACAACAATGTAGAAACAATGATTACTGACTTTGAGCAAGGTAATATAGATCTCGCCCTCAATCTAACACCGTCTGACGCTAAAAAATTCTCCAACAATAAAAATATAAATATTTTTTCTAAACCAGGAAATAGTTACATTTATATCGGCTGGAATCTGGAAAATGAATTTCTGAAGGATAAAGAAATACGCAAGGCATTGACAATGGCTATAAATAAAACCCAGATACTGAATGATGTTTTATTAGGAATGGGGCAGGTTTCACTCGGACCATTACCACAATCATCCTGGGCATTTAATGAGAATGTATCACCTGTAGAATTTAATCCTGCCAAGGCTAAAGATATTCTTTTAAATAAAGGCTTTGAAGATCGCAATCGCAATAAAATACTTGATAAAAACGGAAAAGACATTACCCTGACCATTATCACCAATGTTGAAAATCCGGAAAGAGTTCAAATTCTAAATTTTGTTGCCAACTATTTATCGCAACTTGGGATAAAAGTGAATGCGCAGACAATGGATGTGACTTCCTTCATTTCTGCACTCCTCAATCGTAAATATGATGGATTTATTATGGGTTGGAGTGTTGGTGATAAGATTGACCCAACATTATACTGGCATTCTGACCCCAACCGTGGAAAGTTTAATTTCGTGAATTATAGAAATCCAGCGGTAGATTCACTTATAGATATCGGCACTCTAATGTTGGATAGAAGAAAAGCAAAAGAAATCTGGGGTGAATTCCAAAAGAGAGTTTATGAAGACCAACCCTATACCTTCCTTGTGGTTCCCAATGAAATCGCTGCAAATTATAAAAGAGTAAAAGGTACAGATGAAGGTATCGCACTCGCCAGTGCCTATACCTACTGGATACCTGAAGCAGAAAGAAGAGTCACAATCGCTGCCAAAGTTACACCGACGACAACACCGACCACACCTACACCCACAACTACTTCTACAATAACTCCTGTAACACCTACTCCTGTAACACCTACTACTCCCACTCCTACCACCACCAAGAAAGAAGAAACCCCGAAACCAACACCTGCAGTTTCTCCGGAAAAACTCTTAGAAGCCGCTGCGGCTTCAAAAGAAACAACCGTGGTAGCCCCTCCTCCGCCACCGACAACACCACCAAAACCATCAGTAATAACAAGACCCGAGCCGATAAAAAAAGTTTTACCTAAATATCCTGATGCAGCAAGGGCAATAGGTGCTACTGGTAAGGTTGTAGTAAAAGTCGTTGTTGGTACAGATGGAAAAGTCAAATCGGCAACAATCTTTTCCAGTTTTGGCAATCCCGCCTGTGAAGATGCAGCAATTGCGGCAGCAAAACAATGGGAATTCAAACCAGCGACCAAAGACGGTGAACCATTTGAGCAGAGCATCCAGATACCGTTTGACTTTAAACCATAGGAGTCTAAATTTAAGTCTTGACAATAGAAAGAATATAAATATAATATACAATAGGAAGTGATAATGAGTGCATGTTCGGTGAAGATAGGGTTTGGGTTTTCCAGTATCCCAACCCAAAGACTATGTGCTACTTTAAACAAGGGGGTATATGAAAAAATTAATCGTGATATTTTTTGTTTTCTTGATTGCCTTTGCTGAATGGCAGCAGCGTGAAGAGTTAACACTGCCAAAAGGAATTCAAATTACTGATGTCAAAGTTGACATTGACGGCAGTGTATGGATTTTAACGAAATCTTCAATTTCACAGGTTGATTTCGCTAAGAAAAGTCTAAATCTTTTCTCTGAGATAAAAGAAGGCGAACTATTAGCGGTTTGCAACGAATATTTTTATATAATTGACAACTTCCATAAGCTCTTAACTCTCTCATCAGAAGGTGAAGCATCCGCCTCTTCACTAAACTTATTCAATCCCATTCAAATTGAAGCAGTGAAGGTGGGAAGAAAAAATATACTCGCCATTGCGGAACCCAATCGTATAATCTTTATTGATGGAAATGAAATAATAAATAATCTAATTGCTAATGTTGAAAAATTTTCTGTTGTCACAAAGAT from candidate division WOR-3 bacterium carries:
- a CDS encoding TonB family protein, whose translation is MKKLWLILIVIGLIVYCAKKEEPLKGEKGGTLVIGTTDIPSVISPLQPSVLGSNDILELLFMRLHRIDPHTGKMKPELASSWEFSEDLTSITYYLRKDIKWWDGEPVTAEDVLYTYEKMQDPKTNYPFIASLKYIKKAELVDKYTIKFTFTQVYANLLTDSDIMPVPKHIYEKFGAEFGKTKIVGNGPYKVKEWIPNAGLTLTANENYYRGRPPLDEIVIKFYNNVETMITDFEQGNIDLALNLTPSDAKKFSNNKNINIFSKPGNSYIYIGWNLENEFLKDKEIRKALTMAINKTQILNDVLLGMGQVSLGPLPQSSWAFNENVSPVEFNPAKAKDILLNKGFEDRNRNKILDKNGKDITLTIITNVENPERVQILNFVANYLSQLGIKVNAQTMDVTSFISALLNRKYDGFIMGWSVGDKIDPTLYWHSDPNRGKFNFVNYRNPAVDSLIDIGTLMLDRRKAKEIWGEFQKRVYEDQPYTFLVVPNEIAANYKRVKGTDEGIALASAYTYWIPEAERRVTIAAKVTPTTTPTTPTPTTTSTITPVTPTPVTPTTPTPTTTKKEETPKPTPAVSPEKLLEAAAASKETTVVAPPPPPTTPPKPSVITRPEPIKKVLPKYPDAARAIGATGKVVVKVVVGTDGKVKSATIFSSFGNPACEDAAIAAAKQWEFKPATKDGEPFEQSIQIPFDFKP
- a CDS encoding UDP-glucuronic acid decarboxylase family protein, with the protein product MRVIITGGAGFIGSHLVDYYLNKGNEVIAVDNLITGKEENIKHNFKNKKFQFLKCDICDMPKINKDIGLILHFASPASPFDYLKYPIETMKTASVGTINMLELALKKNAKFFLASTSEVYGDPLIHPQVEEYWGNVNPVGIRSVYDEGKRFAEAITVAYHRKLKLKINIVRIFNTYGERMRPGDGRVIPTFIEQALKNEPMTIFGDGKQTRSFCYISDLVNGIVKLAESDYPMPVNLGNPKEFTILELAQKIKKLCNSKSEFIYKPLPEDDPHRRNPDITKAKKLLNWKPVVELDEGLRRVIEWFKEKI